In Carya illinoinensis cultivar Pawnee chromosome 10, C.illinoinensisPawnee_v1, whole genome shotgun sequence, one DNA window encodes the following:
- the LOC122280022 gene encoding protein PYRICULARIA ORYZAE RESISTANCE 21-like isoform X2 — translation MGEKVCEYTVSTMILKVDLQCHRCYKKVKKVLCKFLQIQDQIYDEKHNTVAIKVVSCSPERIRQKIIYKGGNSIQSIEIKPPPKPKTEEKPKPPPAEKPKEAEAKPKDKPAEPVAKPSEPAPFIAVPYYPESYAAGAYSRPYYEGYGGGPYHHGHGEEYMIGRPVYDSYGGGGYRPSYYSSEENPSGCIIM, via the exons ATGGGGGAAAAGGTTTGTGAATACACT GTTAGTACAATGATACTGAAGGTTGACCTGCAGTGCCATCGCTGCTACAAGAAGGTGAAGAAAGTTCTATGTAAATTTCTTC AAATACAAGACCAGATATACGATGAGAAGCATAACACAGTGGCAATCAAAGTTGTGAGCTGCTCTCCTGAAAGGATTAGGCAAAAGATTATCTACAAAGGTGGTAATTCCATTCAGAGCATTGAGATCAAACCTCCTCCGAAGCCCAAAACTGAGGAGAAACCAAAACCTCCGCCAGCTGAAAAACCGAAAGAAGCTGAAGCCAAGCCCAAGGACAAACCTGCTGAACCGGTTGCAAAGCCTTCTGAACCGGCACCATTCATCGCTGTACCGTATTATCCAGAGAGCTACGCAGCTGGTGCGTATAGCAGGCCATATTATGAAGGGTATGGTGGGGGTCCATACCATCACGGGCATGGCGAGGAATATATGATAGGGAGGCCAGTGTATGATAGTTATGGGGGTGGTGGTTATAGGCCTAGTTACTATTCCAGTGAGGAAAACCCATCAGGATGCATCATCATGTAA
- the LOC122280022 gene encoding protein PYRICULARIA ORYZAE RESISTANCE 21-like isoform X3, translating into MGEKVSTMILKVDLQCHRCYKKVKKVLCKFLQIQDQIYDEKHNTVAIKVVSCSPERIRQKIIYKGGNSIQSIEIKPPPKPKTEEKPKPPPAEKPKEAEAKPKDKPAEPVAKPSEPAPFIAVPYYPESYAAGAYSRPYYEGYGGGPYHHGHGEEYMIGRPVYDSYGGGGYRPSYYSSEENPSGCIIM; encoded by the exons ATGGGGGAAAAG GTTAGTACAATGATACTGAAGGTTGACCTGCAGTGCCATCGCTGCTACAAGAAGGTGAAGAAAGTTCTATGTAAATTTCTTC AAATACAAGACCAGATATACGATGAGAAGCATAACACAGTGGCAATCAAAGTTGTGAGCTGCTCTCCTGAAAGGATTAGGCAAAAGATTATCTACAAAGGTGGTAATTCCATTCAGAGCATTGAGATCAAACCTCCTCCGAAGCCCAAAACTGAGGAGAAACCAAAACCTCCGCCAGCTGAAAAACCGAAAGAAGCTGAAGCCAAGCCCAAGGACAAACCTGCTGAACCGGTTGCAAAGCCTTCTGAACCGGCACCATTCATCGCTGTACCGTATTATCCAGAGAGCTACGCAGCTGGTGCGTATAGCAGGCCATATTATGAAGGGTATGGTGGGGGTCCATACCATCACGGGCATGGCGAGGAATATATGATAGGGAGGCCAGTGTATGATAGTTATGGGGGTGGTGGTTATAGGCCTAGTTACTATTCCAGTGAGGAAAACCCATCAGGATGCATCATCATGTAA
- the LOC122278067 gene encoding cuticle collagen 1-like isoform X1: MGENAVKMVLKADLQCCRCLKKVKKILCKIPEIHDQKFDEKKNLVTISVVSCYPEKIKQKLIRKSGGCIEVIDVIYPKPIPGPPGPKGDPGPPGPPGPKGDPGPPGPPGPKGERGPKGEPGPPGPVGPCGPIGPPGPKVCFPPIFPFPPCRWSCGTSSSSCNCQGIPVCSRPPPPCPSDCYKPCYVNRYEYCSEGDSSGCTSM; encoded by the exons ATGGGGGAG AACGCTGTAAAAATGGTGCTGAAGGCTGACCTGCAGTGCTGTCGGTGCCTCAAGAAGGTGAAGAAAATTCTATGTAAAATTCCTg AAATACATGACCAGAAATTCGACGAGAAGAAAAACTTGGTCACGATCAGTGTTGTATCCTGCTATCCTGAAAAGATTAAGCAAAAACTTATACGCAAGAGTGGAGGTTGCATTGAGGTTATTGACGTTATATACCCTAAACCTATACCGGGGCCTCCAGGGCCTAAGGGAGATCCCGGGCCTCCTGGGCCTCCAGGGCCTAAGGGAGATCCCGGGCCTCCAGGGCCTCCTGGGCCTAAGGGAGAACGTGGGCCTAAGGGAGAACCTGGGCCACCAGGGCCTGTGGGACCATGTGGGCCAATCGGGCCTCCGGGACCAAAGGTATGTTTTCCGCCCATTTTTCCATTCCCCCCATGTCGCTGGAGTTGCGGTACTTCGAGTTCGAGCTGCAATTGTCAAGGGATACCCGTATGTTCGAGGCCACCGCCACCGTGTCCTAGTGATTGTTATAAGCCTTGTTACGTGAACCGTTATGAGTACTGCAGTGAAGGAGATTCCTCAGGATGCACATCCATGTAA
- the LOC122278067 gene encoding cuticle collagen 1-like isoform X2, with protein MVLKADLQCCRCLKKVKKILCKIPEIHDQKFDEKKNLVTISVVSCYPEKIKQKLIRKSGGCIEVIDVIYPKPIPGPPGPKGDPGPPGPPGPKGDPGPPGPPGPKGERGPKGEPGPPGPVGPCGPIGPPGPKVCFPPIFPFPPCRWSCGTSSSSCNCQGIPVCSRPPPPCPSDCYKPCYVNRYEYCSEGDSSGCTSM; from the exons ATGGTGCTGAAGGCTGACCTGCAGTGCTGTCGGTGCCTCAAGAAGGTGAAGAAAATTCTATGTAAAATTCCTg AAATACATGACCAGAAATTCGACGAGAAGAAAAACTTGGTCACGATCAGTGTTGTATCCTGCTATCCTGAAAAGATTAAGCAAAAACTTATACGCAAGAGTGGAGGTTGCATTGAGGTTATTGACGTTATATACCCTAAACCTATACCGGGGCCTCCAGGGCCTAAGGGAGATCCCGGGCCTCCTGGGCCTCCAGGGCCTAAGGGAGATCCCGGGCCTCCAGGGCCTCCTGGGCCTAAGGGAGAACGTGGGCCTAAGGGAGAACCTGGGCCACCAGGGCCTGTGGGACCATGTGGGCCAATCGGGCCTCCGGGACCAAAGGTATGTTTTCCGCCCATTTTTCCATTCCCCCCATGTCGCTGGAGTTGCGGTACTTCGAGTTCGAGCTGCAATTGTCAAGGGATACCCGTATGTTCGAGGCCACCGCCACCGTGTCCTAGTGATTGTTATAAGCCTTGTTACGTGAACCGTTATGAGTACTGCAGTGAAGGAGATTCCTCAGGATGCACATCCATGTAA
- the LOC122280022 gene encoding collagen alpha-1(I) chain-like isoform X1, protein MGDKETVTMKLKADLQCYYCYKKVKKILCKFPEVQDQIFDEKKNLVTIKVVSHCPEMIKQKIICKGGGCIQFVEPPVVGPQGPPGDVGPPGPMGPPGPPGPVGPCGPKGPVGPEGPPGVGIVGPPGPPGPIGPPGPPGPMPVPCRPCEPVPICYPPAVYLVGRCYCGYNWGPSCNCQGGIPPGCLRPQACLNDCYRPCNVNRYEYCSEEDSTGCTTM, encoded by the exons ATGGGGGACAAG GAAACTGTGACAATGAAGCTGAAGGCTGACCTGCAGTGCTATTACTGCTACAAGAAGGTGAAGAAAATTCTTTGTAAATTTCCTg AAGTACAGGATCAGATATTCGACGAGAAGAAAAACTTGGTCACCATCAAAGTTGTATCCCACTGTCCGGAAATGATTAAGCAAAAGATTATCTGCAAGGGTGGAGGCTGCATTCAGTTTGTTGAACCTCCCGTGGTGGGGCCTCAAGGGCCTCCAGGGGATGTGGGACCTCCGGGGCCTATGGGACCACCTGGGCCACCTGGGCCAGTCGGGCCTTGCGGGCCTAAGGGACCAGTTGGGCCTGAGGGGCCTCCTGGGGTTGGGATTGTGGGACCACCTGGGCCACCGGGACCAATCGGGCCTCCAGGACCTCCTGGACCAATGCCAGTACCATGTCGTCCATGTGAACCTGTACCAATATGTTATCCACCGGCCGTTTATCTAGTCGGAAGATGTTATTGCGGTTACAATTGGGGTCCTAGTTGCAATTGTCAAGGAGGGATACCCCCAGGGTGCTTGAGGCCGCAAGCGTGTCTTAATGATTGTTATCGGCCTTGTAATGTGAACCGTTATGAGTACTGCAGTGAAGAAGATTCCACAGGATGCACAACCATGTAA